One Pecten maximus chromosome 7, xPecMax1.1, whole genome shotgun sequence genomic window carries:
- the LOC117330710 gene encoding cysteinyl leukotriene receptor 2-like, translating to MDTTGDNHSIRYLDYEHYMEPLWDNFSDEADALLTTDNNGLYHTARTLRNVFLPIIVIVGLTGNTVTMLVFVSTHMKKSSATTFLATLAFVDNVFLVALFTTWFDGSVSNIIKTESLCQILVYVTYVTSFLSIWYVVGFTAERYIAICHPFRSVIVCSRFREKIYVIFLAVIAGVLYNYALWTTSVVEVHGVYRCGHKFKYISLLEKVTWIDTVITMIIPFLLILLMNVKVVCKAAAFHRKRKHCLKPTDSFNGEHSRNKSRTLRSKPQMRVTRTLILVSTTFLVLNLPSHVRRLYTLIIYTTTQQHTEMYHYLLQEITQLLYYSTFSVNFFLYALYGKHFQSSLRLMLKSLKYRICCRQTHMHLDKIPSVKGSNTRGVSGELKEDIKLSLSIGIRGKRKLVDGTLSEDS from the coding sequence ATGGATACGACGGGTGACAACCATAGTATCAGATACTTAGACTACGAGCATTACATGGAACCATTGTGGGACAATTTCTCTGATGAAGCAGATGCACTTTTGACTACTGACAACAATGGTTTATACCACACAGCTAGGACACTTCGGAACGTCTTTCTCCCAATAATAGTTATCGTAGGTCTCACTGGGAATACCGTTACCATGCTCGTATTCGTATCCACACATATGAAGAAGTCCTCAGCAACAACCTTTCTAGCTACGCTAGCGTTCGTTGACAACGTTTTCTTAGTAGCCTTGTTCACAACATGGTTCGACGGTAGTGTTTCAAACATCATTAAGACCGAGAGTCTATGCCAGATACTGGTGTATGTGACGTATGTGACGAGCTTTCTGTCCATCTGGTATGTGGTTGGTTTTACAGCTGAGAGATACATTGCTATCTGCCATCCGTTCCGATCTGTAATTGTATGCTCAAGATTTCGAGAGAAGATCTATGTGATATTTCTGGCTGTAATCGCGGGTGTTTTGTATAACTATGCCCTTTGGACCACATCTGTTGTTGAGGTTCATGGTGTATATCGCTGTGGTCATAAGTTCAAGTATATAAGTTTGTTAGAGAAAGTGACTTGGATCGACACAGTTATAACAATGATCATACCGTTCCTGCTTATTCTACTAATGAATGTTAAAGTCGTCTGTAAAGCCGCTGCCTTTCACAGGAAACGGAAACATTGTTTAAAACCAACTGACTCATTTAATGGGGAGCATTCCAGAAACAAAAGTAGAACATTACGCAGCAAGCCTCAAATGCGTGTGACAAGAACACTTATTCTAGTATCGACAACATTCCTGGTGCTCAATTTACCAAGTCACGTGCGACGGTTGTATACGCTCATTATTTACACGACAACTCAACAACACACTGAAATGTACCACTATCTTCTACAGGAAATCACGCAGCTGTTGTACTATTCAACATTTAGTgtcaatttctttttatatgCTTTATATGGCAAACATTTCCAGAGTAGCCTTCGTCTAATGTTGAAATCTCTAAAATATCGAATTTGTTGTCGACAGACGCACATGCATCTAGACAAAATACCAAGTGTTAAAGGGAGTAACACCAGGGGGGTCAGCGGTGAACTCAAAGAagatatcaaattatctctATCAATAGGGATTCGAGGTAAGAGGAAACTTGTCGATGGTACATTGTCAGAGGACAGCTAA